In one Candidatus Palibaumannia cicadellinicola genomic region, the following are encoded:
- the thiS gene encoding sulfur carrier protein ThiS, protein MTITFNDHPMQLAQPLTLSTLLNQLYAQTSGSALAVNQTIIPRTCWSEYQVQDGDDILLFEAIAGG, encoded by the coding sequence ATGACAATTACTTTTAATGATCATCCGATGCAGTTAGCTCAGCCATTAACCTTAAGTACACTACTTAACCAACTCTATGCACAGACTTCTGGCTCCGCACTAGCTGTTAATCAGACGATCATTCCCCGCACGTGTTGGTCCGAATATCAGGTACAAGATGGCGACGATATTTTATTATTCGAGGCCATTGCCGGAGGATAA
- a CDS encoding thiazole synthase — translation MFTLADTNFRSRLFIGTGKFATQELMLQAIAAAGSELITLAMRRVDLKEGNDALLPGLRQTGVKLLPNTSGAKTADEALFVARLAREAIGTNWIKLEIHPDMQYLLPDPIETLKAAGKLVKEGFIVLPYCSADPVLCRRLEEVGCAAVMPLGSPIGSNQGLKTRDFLQIIIQQTQVPVVVDAGIGAPSQALEALEMGADAVLVNTAIAVAQDPVAMANAFRLALMAGELVNAAGLAPRRQYASATSPLTGFLSCDREVCS, via the coding sequence ATGTTTACTCTTGCTGATACTAATTTTCGTTCTAGATTATTCATTGGTACTGGAAAATTCGCTACCCAAGAACTGATGTTGCAAGCCATAGCTGCTGCTGGTAGTGAGCTAATAACCTTAGCGATGCGCAGGGTAGATCTAAAGGAAGGTAATGATGCTCTACTCCCGGGGCTGCGTCAAACAGGTGTGAAATTGCTACCTAATACCTCTGGTGCGAAAACAGCTGATGAGGCGCTTTTTGTCGCTAGGCTGGCACGCGAAGCCATCGGTACTAATTGGATCAAATTAGAAATTCATCCAGACATGCAATATCTACTACCAGACCCAATAGAAACTTTGAAGGCAGCAGGAAAATTAGTTAAGGAGGGTTTTATTGTACTGCCATATTGTAGCGCAGATCCAGTATTATGCCGCCGCCTTGAGGAAGTAGGTTGTGCGGCCGTTATGCCGCTAGGATCTCCTATAGGTTCCAATCAGGGGCTAAAAACTCGCGATTTCCTACAAATTATTATTCAACAAACGCAAGTACCTGTAGTAGTAGATGCAGGTATTGGAGCTCCAAGCCAGGCGCTAGAAGCACTAGAAATGGGTGCAGATGCAGTGTTAGTCAATACAGCTATTGCTGTCGCACAAGATCCCGTAGCCATGGCTAACGCTTTCCGACTAGCATTAATGGCGGGAGAGTTAGTTAACGCTGCAGGTCTAGCGCCGCGCAGACAGTATGCTAGTGCAACTAGCCCATTAACAGGATTTTTATCCTGCGACCGCGAGGTATGTTCATGA
- the thiH gene encoding 2-iminoacetate synthase ThiH, whose amino-acid sequence MTTFSQYWQQIDWNVTSMRIHSQNKLDVERALMASSLGPEEMMALLSPVASVYLEPLAQRAQNLTRQRFGNIVSFYLPLYLSNLCANECSYCGFSISNRIRRKILDEQEIIDECEAIRAQSIDSLLLVTGEHKNQVGMNYFRRCVPKVRDYFSSLIMEVQPLLQQEYTELKMLGLDGILVYQETYHLPTYHLHHLRGKKRDFFWRLETPDRVARAGIDKIGLGALIGLSEDWRTDCYMLARHLLYLRNSYWRSNYSLSFPRLRPCAGRGVTPSSLINEAQLLQIMCAFRLLAPEVEISLSTRESPYFRDNVVPIVVNSVSAGSKTQPGGYAHEKQELEQFLPHDNRSLQDVAQAFIRAGLQPIWKDGLECLSIDSPAEKNQRIKSMK is encoded by the coding sequence ATGACAACTTTTAGTCAGTACTGGCAACAGATAGACTGGAATGTTACCAGTATGCGTATCCATAGTCAGAATAAACTAGATGTAGAACGAGCGCTAATGGCTAGCTCTCTTGGTCCAGAAGAGATGATGGCACTATTATCACCAGTAGCGAGTGTATATCTAGAACCTCTCGCACAGCGAGCTCAGAATTTGACTCGCCAACGTTTCGGTAATATCGTTAGTTTCTATTTGCCGCTTTACCTCTCTAATCTTTGTGCTAATGAATGCAGCTATTGTGGTTTCTCAATAAGTAATCGCATACGGCGTAAAATTCTTGATGAACAGGAAATTATCGACGAATGTGAGGCGATTCGTGCCCAAAGTATCGACTCTCTACTGTTAGTAACCGGAGAACATAAAAATCAAGTAGGTATGAACTATTTTCGTCGTTGCGTACCGAAAGTACGCGACTACTTTAGTTCCCTGATTATGGAGGTTCAACCTCTTTTGCAACAGGAGTATACTGAATTAAAGATGCTTGGACTAGACGGTATACTAGTATACCAAGAAACTTATCATCTACCAACCTATCATCTTCATCATCTACGTGGTAAGAAGCGGGATTTCTTCTGGCGGTTAGAAACACCAGATCGTGTAGCACGCGCTGGAATAGATAAAATCGGTCTAGGAGCATTGATAGGGTTGTCGGAAGACTGGCGTACTGATTGTTATATGTTAGCCCGCCATTTACTTTATCTGCGCAATAGCTATTGGCGTAGTAACTACTCTCTATCGTTTCCGCGGCTGCGTCCTTGCGCTGGCCGCGGAGTCACGCCCTCATCTTTGATAAATGAAGCTCAATTATTGCAGATAATGTGTGCTTTTCGCCTACTAGCCCCTGAAGTTGAAATTTCTCTTTCTACCAGAGAATCGCCGTATTTCCGCGATAATGTTGTGCCCATCGTGGTAAATAGTGTGAGTGCAGGCTCTAAAACTCAACCTGGTGGTTATGCCCATGAAAAGCAGGAGCTGGAGCAGTTTTTACCACACGATAATCGTTCTCTACAAGATGTAGCGCAAGCATTTATCCGCGCTGGCTTACAGCCTATATGGAAAGACGGACTGGAATGCTTATCTATTGATTCGCCAGCTGAGAAAAATCAAAGAATCAAATCTATGAAATAA
- the mreD gene encoding rod shape-determining protein MreD, translating to MNRYHRYGGWIIWFSFIITIILQIMPCPPPINIFCPSWLSLLLIYWVMVLPHRVNVGTGFLLGLIMDLMIGSTLGVHALALSIIAYLAVLKFRLFRNITLCQQAIIVTILSLLTKFIVYITSLCFMNILFKPEIFWSSLVDGIMWPWLFLLMRKIRRQVQ from the coding sequence ATGAATCGGTATCATCGTTACGGAGGCTGGATTATCTGGTTCTCTTTTATTATCACGATAATCCTACAAATCATGCCTTGCCCGCCACCCATTAATATCTTCTGTCCTTCTTGGCTAAGTTTGTTACTGATTTATTGGGTGATGGTCTTACCACATCGTGTGAATGTAGGAACAGGATTTTTACTAGGACTCATCATGGATTTAATGATTGGTTCGACGCTAGGTGTACATGCACTAGCACTTAGTATTATCGCATATCTTGCGGTATTAAAATTTAGGTTATTCAGAAATATAACCCTTTGTCAACAGGCTATTATTGTCACAATACTATCATTATTAACTAAATTTATTGTATATATAACATCTCTTTGTTTTATGAATATTTTATTCAAACCAGAAATATTTTGGAGCAGTCTAGTCGATGGCATAATGTGGCCCTGGCTTTTTTTACTCATGCGAAAAATACGACGCCAAGTACAATAA
- the mreC gene encoding rod shape-determining protein MreC — translation MKPIFSRSYSLLLRLLLAMIVAIIIIMVDSRLETFVNIRTYMDTAVSQFYLIAHRPRQMLDDISQILATNAQLKLENRALRQELLLKKSEQLLLGEYKKENSKLRELLVSPMLQDERKMVTKVISLRTDPYRHQVVIDKGWGNGVYIGQPVISDQGVVGQVIATSKLTSRILLICDASHALPIQVLRNDIRVIVVGNGCTVDLQLEHLPCNTDIRVGDVLVTSGLGGRFPEGYPVAVVSSVQLDTQHAHTIIKARPTAVLQHLRYLLLLWGAGLRLEVPLPPDEVRRVAKERLIQMMPKGLQYSASATGQSLTYLNEH, via the coding sequence ATAAAGCCAATTTTCAGCAGAAGCTATTCTCTGCTGCTGCGACTATTGCTAGCCATGATAGTTGCCATAATTATAATTATGGTAGATAGTAGGCTAGAGACTTTTGTGAATATTCGTACCTACATGGATACTGCAGTCAGTCAGTTTTATTTGATTGCTCATCGACCACGCCAAATGCTAGATGATATCTCACAAATTTTGGCTACTAACGCTCAACTAAAGTTAGAAAATCGTGCTTTGCGCCAAGAGTTGCTGCTAAAAAAAAGTGAGCAATTGTTGCTCGGGGAGTATAAAAAGGAAAATAGTAAACTACGTGAGCTACTGGTATCTCCGATGCTTCAAGATGAGCGTAAAATGGTTACCAAAGTGATTTCTCTCAGGACTGATCCATACCGTCATCAAGTGGTAATTGATAAAGGGTGGGGTAATGGTGTGTATATCGGCCAGCCAGTTATCAGCGACCAAGGAGTAGTAGGGCAGGTTATTGCTACCAGTAAGTTAACTAGTCGTATCTTGCTAATTTGTGATGCCTCCCACGCGCTTCCAATTCAGGTGTTACGTAATGATATCCGGGTAATTGTCGTGGGTAATGGATGCACGGTAGATCTACAGCTTGAACATCTACCGTGTAATACTGATATTCGTGTCGGTGATGTACTAGTTACCTCAGGTCTTGGAGGCCGCTTTCCAGAAGGTTATCCTGTTGCTGTTGTATCGTCGGTTCAACTAGATACGCAGCATGCACATACTATAATTAAGGCGCGACCTACAGCCGTGTTGCAGCATTTACGTTATCTACTCTTACTGTGGGGTGCGGGTCTACGTCTTGAAGTCCCGCTACCACCAGATGAGGTACGTCGTGTCGCTAAAGAACGGCTAATACAGATGATGCCAAAGGGCCTGCAGTATTCAGCGTCAGCTACGGGTCAAAGCTTAACCTACTTGAACGAACATTGA
- the mreB gene encoding rod shape-determining protein MreB — translation MFKKFRGMFSNDLSIDLGTANTLIYVKGQGIVLNAPSVVAIRQDRAGTPKCVAAVGHEAKQMLGRTPGNIAAIRPMKDGVIADFFVTEKMLQHFIKQVHSNSFMRPSPRVLVCVPVGATQVERRAIRESAQGAGAREVFLIEEPMAAAIGAGLPVFEATGSMVVDIGGGTTEVAVISLNGVVYSSSVRVGGDRFDEAIINYVRRNYGSLIGEATAERIKHSIGAAYPDDELREIEVRGRNLAEGVPRSFTLNSNEILEALQEPLTGIVSPVRVALEQCPPELASDISERGMVLTGGGALLRNLDRLLMEETGIPVIVADDPLTCVARGGGKALEMIDMHGGDLFSEE, via the coding sequence ATGTTTAAAAAATTTAGAGGCATGTTTTCTAATGACTTATCCATTGATCTAGGGACTGCGAATACCCTCATTTATGTAAAAGGACAGGGCATTGTCCTGAACGCACCTTCCGTTGTTGCGATTCGTCAAGATCGTGCTGGTACGCCGAAATGCGTAGCGGCAGTTGGCCATGAAGCAAAACAGATGCTGGGGCGTACGCCCGGTAATATTGCAGCCATCCGTCCGATGAAAGATGGTGTGATTGCCGACTTTTTTGTGACGGAGAAAATGCTGCAGCACTTTATCAAACAAGTTCATAGTAATAGTTTCATGCGTCCAAGTCCGCGTGTACTAGTCTGTGTTCCGGTAGGTGCTACCCAAGTAGAACGCCGTGCTATCCGTGAATCAGCACAGGGTGCTGGAGCACGCGAGGTTTTCTTGATTGAGGAGCCTATGGCTGCAGCAATAGGTGCTGGACTGCCGGTATTTGAAGCAACGGGATCAATGGTAGTCGATATTGGCGGCGGTACCACAGAAGTTGCAGTAATTTCGCTGAACGGTGTAGTCTACTCCTCTTCTGTACGCGTTGGAGGCGATCGCTTTGATGAAGCTATTATTAATTATGTACGCCGCAACTACGGTTCCCTGATTGGTGAAGCTACCGCTGAACGAATTAAGCATAGCATTGGTGCTGCCTATCCCGACGATGAACTGCGGGAGATTGAAGTACGTGGTCGTAATCTAGCAGAGGGAGTACCACGTAGTTTCACTTTGAACTCCAATGAGATTCTAGAAGCGCTACAGGAGCCACTTACTGGTATTGTTAGTCCAGTTAGGGTAGCGCTGGAACAATGCCCGCCGGAGCTGGCATCAGATATTTCAGAGCGTGGTATGGTGCTTACTGGCGGAGGTGCGCTGCTACGTAATTTAGATCGTCTACTAATGGAAGAGACAGGTATTCCTGTTATCGTAGCAGATGATCCATTAACTTGTGTTGCCAGGGGCGGTGGTAAGGCGTTAGAAATGATTGATATGCATGGTGGTGATTTATTCAGCGAAGAATAA
- the aroQ gene encoding type II 3-dehydroquinate dehydratase, producing the protein MAEKFHILLLNGPNLNLLGNREVKKYGGTTLNEIIIDMINLAASLGAKLSHFQSNAEHTLIHHIHEARGKNDFIIINPAAFTHTSVALRDAFLAVNIPFIEIHLSNIYAREPFRHSSYLSDIAVGVICGFGVDGYHFALKTAVKLLSKSN; encoded by the coding sequence ATGGCTGAAAAGTTCCACATTTTGCTTCTGAATGGCCCTAACCTAAATCTGCTAGGTAACCGTGAAGTCAAAAAGTATGGCGGTACCACACTTAATGAGATAATCATAGATATGATTAATCTTGCTGCTAGCCTTGGAGCAAAACTAAGTCATTTTCAGTCCAATGCAGAGCATACGCTAATCCATCATATACATGAAGCTCGTGGCAAGAATGATTTTATCATTATTAATCCTGCCGCGTTTACCCATACTAGCGTTGCCTTGCGTGATGCATTTTTAGCGGTAAATATTCCGTTTATCGAGATTCATCTCTCCAATATATATGCTCGTGAGCCTTTTAGACATTCTTCCTATCTGTCTGATATTGCGGTTGGCGTGATCTGTGGTTTCGGTGTTGATGGGTATCACTTTGCTTTAAAGACTGCGGTAAAACTTCTATCAAAATCTAATTAA
- the accB gene encoding acetyl-CoA carboxylase biotin carboxyl carrier protein — translation MDIRKIKKLIELVEESSISELKISEGEESVRISRATVQSAYPMIQTYIPTSQPQSGTVHEAAIETAAVPATMSSHIVRSPMVGIFYRTPSSDTKTFIEVGQKVNVGDTLCIVEAMKIMNSIQSDKAGVVKAILPDNGQPVEFDEPLIIIE, via the coding sequence ATGGATATTCGTAAGATCAAGAAACTAATTGAACTGGTTGAAGAATCTAGCATTTCAGAGCTGAAAATATCTGAAGGTGAAGAATCGGTTCGTATCAGTCGTGCTACGGTACAATCTGCCTACCCAATGATACAGACTTATATCCCTACTTCCCAACCGCAGTCAGGGACTGTACATGAAGCTGCTATCGAAACCGCTGCCGTACCTGCAACTATGAGTAGTCATATTGTGCGCTCACCAATGGTGGGGATTTTTTACCGTACTCCGAGTTCGGACACTAAAACTTTCATAGAAGTAGGTCAGAAAGTAAACGTCGGCGACACTCTATGCATAGTTGAAGCTATGAAAATAATGAATAGTATTCAATCCGATAAAGCCGGTGTGGTAAAAGCTATTTTACCAGATAACGGTCAACCGGTTGAATTTGATGAGCCACTAATTATCATCGAGTAA
- the accC gene encoding acetyl-CoA carboxylase biotin carboxylase subunit, whose amino-acid sequence MLEKIVIANRGEIALRILRACKELNIKTVAVHSTADRDLKHVLLADETICIGPPPSMKSYLNIPAIISAAEITGSTAIHPGYGFLSENADFAEQVERSGFIFIGPKAETIRLMGDKVSAIKTMKQTGIPCIPGSDGPVSEDMQKNHTIANLIGYPIIIKASEGGGGRGMRVVCNSKDLEYSIRITRAEAKAMFSNDIVYMEKYLENPRHIEIQVLADNQGNAIYLGERDCSMQRRHQKVLEEAPAPGITDELRRNIGERCAKACVEIGYRGAGTFEFLYEKGEFFFIEMNTRIQVEHPVTEMITGIDIIKKQLLIASGQPLSITQDKIKISGHAVECRINAEDPNTFLPSPGKITRFHAPSGFGVRWESHIYTSYSVPPYYDSMIGKLICFGENRNVAISRMKNALTELIIDNIKTNIDLQLQIINDENFQNGGTNIHYLEQKLGIHKT is encoded by the coding sequence ATGTTAGAAAAAATTGTCATCGCAAATCGCGGTGAAATTGCGCTGCGTATCCTTCGTGCATGTAAAGAACTAAACATTAAAACCGTAGCTGTGCACTCTACCGCCGACCGTGATCTCAAACATGTACTTTTAGCAGATGAAACGATATGCATCGGCCCTCCGCCCTCTATGAAAAGTTATCTAAATATTCCTGCCATAATTTCTGCCGCGGAAATTACCGGATCTACTGCTATTCATCCAGGGTATGGATTCCTGTCCGAGAACGCTGATTTTGCGGAGCAAGTTGAGCGTTCAGGATTTATTTTTATCGGTCCTAAAGCAGAGACTATTCGTCTGATGGGAGATAAAGTCTCTGCCATCAAAACAATGAAACAAACAGGTATACCATGTATACCTGGCTCAGATGGACCAGTTAGCGAAGATATGCAAAAAAACCACACTATTGCTAATCTTATCGGCTATCCAATAATTATTAAAGCTTCCGAAGGCGGTGGTGGACGCGGTATGCGTGTTGTGTGCAATTCGAAAGATCTAGAGTATTCGATCCGAATTACTCGCGCGGAGGCTAAAGCCATGTTTAGTAACGATATAGTCTATATGGAGAAGTATCTAGAGAATCCTCGCCATATCGAGATTCAGGTTTTAGCTGACAACCAAGGCAACGCTATCTATTTGGGGGAGCGTGATTGCTCAATGCAACGCCGACACCAGAAAGTTTTAGAAGAAGCGCCGGCGCCGGGTATAACTGATGAGTTACGTCGTAATATCGGAGAACGTTGTGCTAAGGCTTGTGTTGAAATAGGCTATCGTGGGGCTGGCACTTTCGAATTTCTATATGAAAAAGGCGAGTTCTTCTTTATCGAAATGAACACTCGTATCCAGGTTGAGCATCCAGTTACTGAAATGATCACTGGTATAGATATTATTAAAAAACAGTTATTAATTGCATCAGGCCAACCACTGTCCATCACTCAAGATAAGATCAAAATATCTGGCCATGCAGTTGAGTGCCGTATTAATGCAGAAGATCCCAATACTTTCCTGCCTAGTCCTGGCAAGATCACTCGTTTTCATGCTCCAAGCGGTTTCGGCGTTCGCTGGGAGTCACATATTTATACGAGTTACTCAGTACCGCCGTATTATGACTCTATGATTGGTAAACTGATTTGTTTTGGTGAGAACCGTAATGTCGCTATTTCACGTATGAAAAATGCACTTACAGAATTAATTATCGATAATATTAAAACTAATATCGATCTCCAGCTTCAAATAATAAATGATGAGAACTTCCAGAACGGTGGCACTAATATCCACTATTTAGAACAAAAGTTAGGTATACATAAAACTTAA
- the fis gene encoding DNA-binding transcriptional regulator Fis codes for MLEQRVNSDVLIVSTINAQDKVTQKPLRNSVKQALKNYFVLLNGQDIKNLYELVLAEIEQPLLDMVMQYTRGNQTRAALIMGINRGTLRKKLKKYGMN; via the coding sequence ATGTTAGAACAACGTGTTAATTCTGATGTACTAATTGTTTCTACCATTAATGCGCAAGATAAGGTTACACAAAAACCTCTACGTAACTCAGTTAAACAAGCATTAAAAAACTATTTTGTTCTCCTGAATGGTCAGGATATTAAAAACTTATATGAATTGGTGTTAGCCGAAATAGAGCAACCACTCTTAGATATGGTCATGCAATATACTCGAGGAAACCAGACCCGCGCTGCTCTAATAATGGGTATTAACCGTGGCACACTACGTAAGAAATTAAAAAAGTATGGTATGAATTAA
- a CDS encoding MarC family NAAT transporter, with protein sequence MLELFKAIGLGLMALLPLANPLTTLALFLSLSKNMTPEERNQQSLLTSFYVFIIMIVVFYAGTLVMKTFGISLQGLRIAGGLIVSFIGFRMLFPDLEQTNEIENQTKDKIKNVNIAFVPLAMPSTTGPGTIAMIISWVSTIKEGVYFAPWITKIAPILVFLTVSLIVWGVLRSSGAIMRFIGANGIKVISQLMGFLLVCMGVQFIINGMLEVLVQE encoded by the coding sequence ATGTTAGAACTCTTTAAGGCTATTGGCCTGGGCCTGATGGCTCTATTACCTCTCGCAAACCCCCTTACTACCCTAGCACTATTTTTGAGCCTCAGTAAAAATATGACTCCTGAGGAGCGTAACCAGCAGTCGCTACTGACATCTTTTTATGTCTTTATCATCATGATAGTGGTATTTTATGCTGGAACCCTAGTCATGAAAACTTTTGGAATTTCTCTCCAAGGTTTGCGTATTGCTGGTGGTCTGATTGTCTCATTTATTGGATTTCGCATGTTATTTCCAGATCTAGAGCAGACTAACGAAATAGAAAACCAGACCAAAGACAAGATAAAAAACGTTAATATAGCTTTTGTACCGCTCGCCATGCCAAGCACAACAGGGCCAGGTACTATCGCTATGATTATTAGTTGGGTCTCTACGATTAAAGAGGGTGTTTATTTTGCACCTTGGATAACTAAGATTGCGCCTATTTTGGTGTTTCTCACCGTTAGCTTGATAGTCTGGGGAGTACTGCGTAGCTCAGGCGCAATCATGCGTTTTATCGGCGCTAATGGAATTAAGGTAATCTCACAACTAATGGGATTCTTACTAGTGTGTATGGGTGTACAATTTATTATTAATGGTATGTTAGAAGTACTAGTCCAAGAGTAA
- the prlC gene encoding oligopeptidase A: protein MKNALLTPFFLPPFSAIHPEDIMPAVQAALNHCRQTVEKVVAYSGAFNWDNLCQILADADDDLSRIWSPVNHLNAVQNSAQLRAVYEQILPLLSEYSTWVGQHKGLYNAYYNLRHSDDYNQLSIAQKKAIDNTLRSFELSGINLTTEKQQRYGHIVARLSELESAYSNNVLDSTTGWSKLITDEHTLSGIPDSTRMAARANAETHEQEGWLLTLNLPSYLSVLTYCDNSILRKELYRAYNTRASDQGPNAGKWDNGPIMSEILALRHELAQILGFNSYAEKSLVTKMAREPQQVLDFLNDLAKRARPQGEQELAQLRTFAKMHFDHDTLEPWDIAYYSEKQKESLFSINDEQLRPYFPEPQVLSGMFEVVKRIYGITTVERNDVNTWHSDVRFFDLFDELGEWRGSFYLDLYTRNNKRDGAWMDECVGMMRKVDGTLQKPVAYLTCNFNLPVSGKPALFTHNEVTTLFHEFGHGLHHMLTRIDTPGVAGINGVPWDAVELPSQFMENFCWQPEALELISGHYETGKPLPIELLNNLLDVKHYQAALFILRQVEFGLFDFCMHYQYNHQQGAQVLEILKKVKAQVAVVPSVEWVRFPHAFSHIFSGGYAAGYYSYLWADVLAADAWSRLEEEGIFNRKTGDSFLDNILSRGGSEDPIVLFTRFRGRKPQLDAMLRHYGIRDISK from the coding sequence ATGAAAAATGCTTTGCTTACCCCTTTTTTCTTACCTCCTTTTTCCGCGATCCATCCTGAGGATATTATGCCGGCTGTCCAAGCAGCATTGAACCATTGTCGTCAAACCGTTGAAAAGGTAGTAGCCTATTCAGGTGCATTTAACTGGGATAATCTTTGTCAGATACTAGCAGATGCGGATGACGATTTAAGCCGTATTTGGTCACCAGTCAATCATCTAAATGCAGTACAGAATAGTGCACAACTACGCGCTGTCTATGAACAAATTCTGCCACTATTATCAGAGTACAGTACCTGGGTGGGGCAACATAAAGGGTTGTACAATGCCTATTATAATCTGCGTCATAGCGATGATTATAATCAGCTAAGCATAGCGCAGAAAAAAGCTATAGATAATACATTACGCTCTTTCGAACTTTCCGGAATTAACTTGACTACAGAAAAACAGCAGCGCTACGGACATATTGTCGCCAGGTTGTCTGAGTTAGAGTCAGCTTACAGCAATAATGTACTAGACTCCACAACCGGATGGAGTAAATTGATCACCGATGAACATACGTTATCTGGAATACCAGATAGTACGCGAATGGCTGCACGCGCCAATGCCGAGACCCACGAGCAGGAAGGGTGGTTACTTACGTTAAATCTTCCTAGCTATCTATCTGTTCTAACCTACTGTGATAATAGTATCTTACGTAAAGAATTATACCGAGCTTACAATACTCGTGCCTCAGATCAAGGACCAAATGCAGGTAAATGGGATAACGGACCTATTATGAGTGAAATACTAGCGTTACGCCATGAACTAGCGCAAATTCTGGGATTCAACAGCTACGCAGAAAAATCTTTGGTCACTAAAATGGCACGTGAACCTCAACAAGTACTCGATTTTCTGAACGATCTTGCTAAGCGCGCTCGACCGCAGGGAGAGCAAGAACTTGCGCAGCTACGTACTTTCGCAAAAATGCATTTTGATCATGATACGCTAGAGCCTTGGGATATCGCTTATTACAGTGAAAAACAAAAAGAGTCTCTATTTTCTATCAACGATGAACAGTTGCGTCCTTATTTTCCAGAACCGCAGGTTCTCAGCGGTATGTTTGAGGTCGTGAAACGTATTTATGGTATCACTACGGTAGAGCGTAATGATGTCAATACCTGGCATTCAGATGTTCGTTTTTTTGACTTATTTGATGAGCTAGGCGAATGGCGTGGCAGTTTCTATTTAGACTTATATACCCGCAACAATAAACGTGACGGTGCTTGGATGGATGAATGTGTAGGTATGATGCGTAAAGTAGATGGTACCTTACAAAAGCCTGTTGCTTATTTGACCTGCAACTTTAATCTTCCGGTGAGCGGAAAACCAGCACTATTTACCCACAACGAAGTTACCACATTATTCCATGAATTTGGTCATGGTTTACATCATATGCTAACTCGTATAGATACCCCAGGAGTAGCTGGTATTAATGGTGTTCCATGGGATGCGGTAGAGCTGCCAAGTCAGTTTATGGAAAACTTCTGTTGGCAACCTGAGGCGCTAGAGTTAATTTCCGGCCACTATGAAACCGGTAAACCACTACCAATAGAATTGCTGAATAATCTGCTAGACGTAAAGCACTACCAAGCTGCATTATTTATTTTACGCCAAGTAGAATTCGGCCTTTTCGATTTCTGCATGCATTACCAGTACAATCATCAGCAAGGAGCGCAAGTATTGGAAATACTGAAAAAAGTTAAAGCACAGGTCGCAGTTGTTCCTAGCGTTGAATGGGTACGTTTTCCCCATGCTTTTAGTCATATATTTTCTGGCGGTTATGCTGCCGGCTATTACAGCTATTTATGGGCTGATGTACTAGCTGCCGATGCATGGTCGCGCTTAGAAGAGGAGGGTATTTTCAACAGAAAAACCGGCGATTCATTTCTAGATAATATCCTTTCACGTGGCGGATCTGAAGATCCAATAGTATTATTTACACGTTTCCGCGGACGCAAACCACAGTTAGATGCTATGCTACGCCACTACGGTATCCGAGATATTAGTAAGTAA